Proteins found in one Syntrophales bacterium genomic segment:
- a CDS encoding PHP domain-containing protein: MKHTDFVHLHVHTQYSLLDGACRLHDLFEKAKEFVTIQAQRDKGT, encoded by the coding sequence ATGAAACATACTGATTTTGTTCATCTTCATGTCCACACACAGTACAGCCTCCTCGACGGCGCCTGCCGTCTCCATGACCTCTTTGAAAAAGCTAAAGAATTTGTAACTATTCAGGCACAAAGGGACAAAGGCACATAG